One part of the Dysgonomonadaceae bacterium PH5-43 genome encodes these proteins:
- a CDS encoding membrane associated rhomboid family serine protease (product_source=COG0705; cath_funfam=1.20.1540.10; cog=COG0705; pfam=PF01694; smart=SM01160; superfamily=144091; transmembrane_helix_parts=Inside_1_20,TMhelix_21_43,Outside_44_57,TMhelix_58_80,Inside_81_92,TMhelix_93_115,Outside_116_124,TMhelix_125_147,Inside_148_176,TMhelix_177_196,Outside_197_209) — protein MTDNNSFINSIPPVTKNILIINLIVFAACNLLKAVPLSLILAIKPIGLGFSAYQLITYMFTHVDFGHFFFNMFAVFMFGRIIESYWGTKRYIIYYLVTGIGAGLIQLLVCFLTGSFAYTIGASGAVFGLLLAFGMLFPNAPIYIMFIPIPIKAKYMVIGYGILELLFGISDRAGDNVAHFAHLGGMLFGILLIFYWKKKGANNGNGFYY, from the coding sequence ATGACAGACAATAATAGTTTCATCAATTCAATACCCCCAGTTACAAAAAACATTTTAATTATTAATTTAATTGTTTTTGCGGCGTGCAATCTATTGAAAGCAGTTCCTTTAAGTTTGATATTAGCCATCAAACCCATAGGTTTAGGTTTTTCCGCATATCAGTTAATAACATATATGTTCACTCACGTCGATTTCGGACATTTCTTCTTTAATATGTTTGCCGTTTTTATGTTTGGACGCATAATAGAAAGTTACTGGGGAACTAAAAGATACATAATCTATTATTTAGTTACTGGTATTGGTGCCGGTCTTATCCAATTATTAGTATGTTTTCTAACTGGAAGTTTTGCTTACACCATTGGCGCATCTGGTGCTGTATTCGGGTTACTGCTTGCTTTCGGAATGCTATTCCCCAATGCACCTATATACATAATGTTTATACCAATACCTATTAAAGCTAAGTATATGGTTATTGGATATGGAATTTTAGAACTTCTTTTCGGAATTTCAGATAGAGCAGGAGACAATGTTGCTCATTTTGCCCATTTAGGAGGAATGTTATTCGGCATTTTATTAATCTTTTATTGGAAAAAGAAAGGAGCAAACAATGGCAACGGATTTTATTACTAA